Sequence from the Toxoplasma gondii ME49 chromosome Ib, whole genome shotgun sequence genome:
TAGTTGGGTTCCAACAAGCCACCGCGTGAGTGTAGGTATTGCACAGAATACAGCCAAAGACGAATTCCATTTCGCCTCGGAGTTTGCAGAAGCGGCACAACGTCAGGTGTCTGTCTGCAGGCGCTGGCTAAGGATAGACGTCATGCCTTTTGTGGGGATGGACCTGTGGCTCCAGAACAAGATAACTGCAGATTTGGGTGAGGACCGTGTACAGCGGCGTGTGCCGACGCCCACTACGCATTGTACATAAATGGATTCCGTAAATAAGTGGGTTTTCCACTGACCCTCGAAGAGCTAAACAGTTGCGCGCACGATGCACGAGATACGTCACCCGTGCTCATTTTAAATCTCGCCTCAAGGCTTCCAGCATCGAGATGGCTGACCCAGTCGAAATGTGTTTGCAAAGGTGACGAAACCTCTTCCGCATAAACCTACAGAAAATTTGCCGCTAAAAAATTGTGCCTAGTCTATGACAACGGGTACACAGGAAGTCGAGTCATGTCCATCCCTGCGCTGTGCGCCTCTTGCCTGCTGGGTTTGTCTACTTTTTGATGTCCCACGCAGACAAGAGTTATTACTACGATGTCTACTTGCCGCTAGCCATCGTCTAGATCCTGAAAGATACATGCTTTATGCAGAATGATCTTTTAAAACTAAGAGTTAAATCGCCTCGAAGCGTTGCACCGCTCTATCTTTTCCTTTAAAATTCCCCCAAGTAGTAGCAATCTACACCGTGGGTTGAAAAAGACGCACACCAGTTTCCACGGTTGTGCGACGCACAATCCGACGCTGGATGGTATGTGACAGTTATTGTTTTGTCTTGGAAATAATTGTGTGGCAGAGTGTTTCAGTCAGAGGAGATCCTGCCCTCATTCTCCGGACAGACACGGCTTTCCGCCCTCGCCTCACGAGCTTACACGCTCGGATTTATTActgcgcgtctccgtcgctctgGAGGCcgtgtctttccttccttgttAGCATCGGGGTTTTCTTCACGTCAATCCCAGTCGCCCACCTGTTTGCTGTCAGGTCTCCCGTTTCAAGTTTGTTTATTCGTTTATCTCTGTGGTATATTCCAGGTGTTCTGGCATtgtccgcttcttcgctgtcgctaCCATGCCTTAAAACAAAGATGGTCAGATGATAGACAAGGGAAAAAGGAACGAGAGGCAGCCATTGGTCCTCCAGTGGTAACATGGTTTCTTTATCTCCTGCATTCATCGCATATTGCGTGCCCCTTCACCGGCTGAAATCACAAGAGTCTATAATTCATGTTGCCGATTTTCCCTTCTTCCGTGTGTTTCATCTCCAGCTCGGCAAAGCTGCAGGAACTGGGCAAAAGCCCTTCATTGTGGGCTGTTCGTGCAGGGTATCCTGCAGCAGAAACGGCTTCTCTCGATCGCGGTCACATGTCAGCCGCCACCAGTGTAACCAGAGTTCGTCATATTTATCTTGTTTCGAGTACATGACGTACTTGACAGACTAAGACAGGGGCAGATCTGGATTGttcgaggaaaaaggaatGGACAGAAAACGTCGAACGCTTACGGATTTCTATGTCATGTAGCATCACCCGGAAAACTACAGGAGCAACAGACACAATGAGCGCACGCGTAGCGGTCGCCTCAGCGTCGCCCGTTGCTGGTGGTGCTGTCGGAAGGCTGATGAGAGAGTACCAGGCTATTCAGCAGGATCAGATCCCATATATTCTTGTCAGACCCGACGACAATGATATCCTGACATGGCACTATGTCCTGTACGTTTTGCGGACATAAAGAAGTATACCAGCGCATAAAGTTGAATTTACCCGTGTTGCATTAGGATGTTGTAGTGTACAGCGAATGACGATGTACAGCGAATGACGAAGGAGATAGACCATGTCTTTAATGTGGAGGTTTACGGTGAACAACTGGAAGTGTGAATAGATGGCCCCACTGATAATGGTGTTGCGAGGTGGTACACTGTCATGATAGACTGTATGTGAGTGTCCATTCCATCTGTATATCCAATGTACTGGATCGTAGGCCTTGCCGAAGTTTGTGGTAACCGTCTCGACCGCACATCCAGATGAGCTCAGTTATCCCTACAAGGAAACCTACGTTGTGTGTCCTCCAATGCCAGTGCATCTCAAAGGGCGTTATCGTGTGCGCGTATTTTGTATAGGGGATTGCCTGCTCGTCTGAGTCCCAAGACGGAGTTTGTTTGTATATGTTTTCTCCATATGTCATTTTGTTGGGTATTGACAACCACCATCAAAACGACCGATTGCGTTCCGTGTTCTTTCCAGTCACGACCTTCCGGATGATACACCATACCGAGGTGGTTTATACCACGGGAAACTGGTAAGGCTGATATCTGAGCAGCAAAGAAACCGTTCGGGTGTTAATTCGTGATTACAATGTATTTCGTTTCTTTAACATGTAGTGCTTGTTCAGTCAACACGCATTAGTGGAGTTTTGTGTGATGTGTCTGTTTTGCTGAAGGTTTTCCCTTCGTCGTACCCTTTTGCGCCCCCTGCGATCTACATGATGACACCAAGCGGGCGTTTCGCGCCCAACCGGAGGCTGTGTTTGTCCATAAGCGACTTTCATCCGGTAAGAAAAATTCCGTTCTGCGGTTAGTATTTttcgtgtttcttttctcgtgtgTCGTCTTTCATCTATTTGGAGTCTCCTGCCCGACATGCCAAGCTGAGGATCAGTCTTGTGTCTAATAACCGTCACTCTGTCACTTGCCGACCACCTCTCAAATTCCATTTTGTGCAATGCGTATATCTTGTAGTTTTGTGAATTATTAGGTTTATGGTCCGTCTTTTTCGTGTACCCCTCTTGCTGGGCCAAAGTCAACCTTAACGATGGGTGTCTGCTCAATCAGGAATATTGGAAGTCACGGTTAGCGAAGACAGGGAATCTTTCTGCGTTACGAATGTGTCGTAGAGATGACTCTGTTAAGTTGTCCTGCATGCTAGAGCGCGCGgttcctccgtttcctcttgcaGATACCGTTTTGCGCATTATATGCGTTTCCCGGGTTTATGGTTTCAGGAGACATGGAATCCTTCGTGGAGGGTTGAGACGATACTGACTGGCCTTCTAAGTTTCATGATTGGTGAGAACAGAtccgtgtctcttttctgagttcgcttgtttcttctgttaGTTGACGTTGTTTCTTCTATAGTAGACGACATGGCTGTGATTTTGCCTGAGCCAAGACACGCACTTAAATGGCAGTCCGCTATTTCTATATGGTATAACGCACAGGACAGGAAAGCTGCCTGCTGCCAAAGCGCATTTCTTGTCGGGAATCAGGCAATACCTTTGAACATTATTTCGCGTGAATGCATGCCCGGATGCAgacatatgcacatatttTGCACACAGACTGGTGCATAGATATCAACGACGACTTTTCTTGTCAAGCACATTTCGGTTTCTTTCAAGAGCTTCGGCGACGGGTAAAGATGGTGCTGCGGCGAATCTTGCGATCTGAAATAGATCTGGCCGCTGAAGCAGAGGATATTTAGATGAGAAGCAAGAACTGACGAAACAattccttcgttctcctgcGTGAGAGGtcatatgtatacatatatatatgctaaCGTATATTTTTGAATGGTCTGATGTCAACAACATGGCAGGTACGACGAAGTATTTTGCAGTAAAACTACAGTCGTGTATACACGAATGTGCATATGTAGGACTCTATACCGAAGTTCATTCTGCATCCGTGTACGTGGACATGAATTGCTGTCTCTTTTATCTTGTATTTATGTAAATGTGTATTGTATTGAGTGCGTGCTGCATGACTTGTTTttcagacgaagacgaaccGGTGGCGCAAGGAACCGTGGGTTGTTTAacaagcgaaagaaggaggTTTGCGCTGTCATCTTTCCTCGCCAACAAGCGAGATCCAGTTTTTCGTCGCTTGTTCCCAGAGCTCCTAGACGAAAGCAAATTCGTAAGTTATCAGGTCGACTTCACCGTGAAACCAACGATTGGTGTGCCGTTTTCCGCAGCTGTTCAACTGCATACGCTGTGGGGTTAACAGGAAGTTTGTATGCATCTGAGGAACAGCATCCAAATGTGCTTTCATCCATTTATATGTAGTATCAGTCAACTAGTAGATATACCTGTATGCAATCAGTCGCAGGAAGATTTGTGTGAAAAGTGACTTTAGCAATACGTGGCATATTGTTAACCGGTGTCCGCAAAATCTTTGTTTGTCAGTTCCATTATGCGTCCCTTTCTCCCAACActtggtgtctctcttcgctgtcagGATCCGAAGACAGGATATTCCCTGTGCGGCCATACTGGCGTTGGTGGAGAGGCGACCGACTCTGGACTGagtccttctccttccaccTCTGCTGGCTCGTCCCCGTCCCCTGCTTCGCCGTTTGCTTCTAGATCTGCCTCGATAGGAAACTTAACAGAGTCTGTACCAGCGGGGGAAGACGCCCGTGGGCTCCTGGTCGGTCGGGGACCTGAGACCGTCCAGACGGTTACACGAGGAAGCGTGCATTTGGAGCGAACTAATTGCGCCACTCCGCCAGCCAAAGAGTTGCCGCTGCCAAGCCGTTGTGTAGGCAGCGCACGAGCTGGGGGTGACAGGGACAACGGCTTTTTTGATGCAAGTATACATATGTTGCTGAGCCGGGTGGAGAGGAATAAGCGAGGAAATACTGATAGCGTCTCCCATGGTGTCCAGTTTTGGAGAAGAAATGAGGACTCCGCAGAGTCGTATGAACGTGGGCTTCTGTCAGACACAAATGTCAACCAAAATACTGCACTTTTACAGGGGGCCGGGCGAACGAAGAGCTCGACTTTTGATAACGACTTGTCCGATCAGAGAAGGCAAAATCTGGGAGGAACGAAGCTAATGGAAGTCTTCCGTGGCCATGCAGCGTCCCTTGCTGCTGCCACACTTTGGAGTGCCAGAAGCCTAGACGCTTTTGGGAATGGTACAGGACATCCGGCGTCGGTTCAGCGAAGTGGGGCAGTTGTTTCTGGGACAAACACGGACTTAAGGGATGGCCAAAGAACCAGCTTTTGTCTGCCCgagctttcttcttctggttgCAACTTTTCGTCCGCTCCTTTCCAACGAGGAGCACGCGCTGTTGACCGGGACACCAATGGAGGTTTACGAGACGAGACGTCgctgacgcatgcagatgacAGCAGACAGGTCACGTGTAATGGACTCGAAAAGCGTCCAGGAAGTGAAGGGTCACGAGAAGATGGGTCGTCAAACTCTCACGGCACGTACCAGGACAGGAATGAAAATACAAAGTATGGGGACGGTTTCAGTGTGGAGGACCCAGGCAGTGAAGATGCTCTGCTGGGGCAAGGGAAACGGATATTTGACGTGTTAGGAAGTAAACAAGAAGACAAGGCAATGAAATTATCCGTCCCGACACCCAACCAAGTCTCGAGTTCTGATTCGAACCGTGCAGTCTCTAAAGACAACGAAAATATACGAAATTCGAATGAAGGTGACAGTAAGTGCGGACTGTGGCTGTTGAAACTGATCCGGTTCCTATGTtgggcagaagaagagcagaggaagggaaTCCAGCTGTGCCGCTATCTTTCCTATCTTTTGCAAACGCGAGAACACGAGTCAAGGCGAACCGTAACTTCGTCATTTTTTagccgaggagaaagactCCATTGTGTGGCGGAGGGCTTTTCTCCAAGCGGAGGAGGCCGACTCGGTCCGAGGGCCGAGATCCAAGGGCAGGGCAAGGCGGGGAAGCTGGCAATGAGACCCGatggaagcagagacgaactcgagaatgagagagaagacggcaccgccagaaaagaacagagaggagagatcTTAAACGGAAAGCAGCAAACGAGAGTCCAGAGCGAAAGACAAAACATAAAGGGAGGCAAAAGGGATGCTGAGGACGCAGACCGAAACAACACAGGAATCGAAAGTAGGAAGCGAGCTCGCCTTCTTGGTGCGGCCATGTCCAGTGGTGTTGATCTGGAGGCGGTtaaggagaacgaagaatAATAGGAGTAAACAGCGAACTCTGCTTTCCGTCCGTATTCAAACCGTTCGCGGAAACTCGTTATGCGCAGGAACAGCACGGTCCGTTTATCGCAGGAGCCTAACCGGACAAGTGGGCAAGGATACAGACACATGCGGAAGACATTGCATGCCATACTTTGTTTTTCAATAGAAAGCGCAGAGCTGTGACGAGAGAAGGACCAGCCTGCGGTGTGTTTTAGCTTTGTCACCCAATTTGGCGGTGAGTCCGGGGCTCCCAGAAGCGCCTTCAGTAGATAAAAGAGTGGGGGGAGATAAAAGAGTTGGGGGAAGAACCCCATGCCAAGCGTTCAAGTCTTGGcaaggaggcagaaggagcTGCAGTGTCTGACGTCAGAAAAAGAATTCCGTTAATCTGTATACAATTGGTGTATGTGTACTTTGACAAATTCAGTTCCCAGAAAAACATGCCGGTTCCAAGAAAGATGCGAAATCATAAATAGGTCACAAGTAAGGCTACAGATGCAATAACAAGGTACTTCCTTCAACAAATCTGTGTAAATTCCACCGTATCAGATGTGTATCGTTTCAACCGACAGGTACAGATTACATGTTTTGCGTTGGATCGACTCGGTGCGTTATCAGTTCTAACGATCAGAGAAAAGCCAGTGTGAGAACGGAGGAGGTATATTCCGCCTCGGTGGTTGTACCGTGATGGCagggaggaaggcagagacgtcGGGACACAAGAAACAGGTTTTCTTGAAGCAGAACCTCACACTTTCACAAGAGGATACAGGAAATTAAGACGCGATTTGGCATCTACAGTGGGAAGGGAAGGAGCGAAAGGGAGGAAAATTTGTATCCGAGGAagtgagaaaaagacaagctCTTCTCGCATGTGGAGATATCGAGCGAAATACTAACATTGTTCTTAAGTGAGAAGTGGTCTTGCTCGCGTTAAGCAATAGTTATTTGGGTGTGAAACGCGTGGAGGCCGTCTcgcttgctgtctcttgcttTAGTGCCTTTTTCTGGATCCCTGTGGTATCGACGGGATGAAACTGTCTCCGTATTCCCGCATATGTGCCGAGTAAAGGCCTCCCCTTAAAAACGTGCCACTTGTTTACGTCGCGCGCTCTGTAAAGCTACACACACTCATGTATGATCATGATTCTGCCGGCTCCGGCAGATGGGTGTGCGTGTACGTGTTTGTGACCAGATCTATGTTTTTGTGTGAAGCAGGTGATACGTGGAAACGACACCACCGTGTCTTGTTTTTACGTCATGTTTCTCGCTCGCGTGAAAAGGTTTGAGAGGTGGTGTTCTTCGCATTATGCTGTTTTTTCACGTGGCCATGTCCTCAAAGACACTGTTTCTGAGTTAGTGACTGCCACAAATCAGGACATctccgagaaaaacgaagacatCCCCACGATAGTGCGTGCAACCTCAACAGTGAACTATTTTGTCCCATTTATCAGAACGTGTTTGAGAAGACCGGCCACACAGACAGTGCGTGCAACTCAACAATGAAACTCTTTTTAATCCAAGCCCAACAGGGTCTTACTGAACTTCCTTGTTCCGGCATGTACCTGCCCCACACTTGGATTCTCAGCAGCAACGCACCGCGCCTGACGGGAGACCACTAGCAACTGACAGCAGTTTTTGACAACCGTGAAATAGCGCTAACTCGCGACCGCACACGATTTGTCTCCGGTCAAAGAAATCCAGTGGCCAGGGCAGAAGTGTGTGAGTTCCAAGACCCGAGTCGTGACGGTCGCTCGACAGCTGTCGACATGTGCATCTAACTGTAACTCTTGGGAGTATCCGAGATGGCACAGGAGAGAGGGCGTAGCGAAAAGGGGGTCTCGGCAGGGGTAAGGCGTTCTCTttggcagacagagaagcaagcggaaagcagaaacaacGGGAGCGAAGGTTCTTGCCCGCTTGTGAAACAAGTCTTCTGCAGTTCAAATTTGGAACACGGGATGCGAACGACGGGTGGGAAAAAGTCCAATAACGTCATTCTGGGCGAAATGTTTCACGTGGAAAACCACAGAACGTGAAGTAAACTTAAACCGAGCGCAAAACCATGAACAGGCGATGTTCCTTAGACACCTAAAAAACATTTGGGCTCTTCAAGAATTGACAAAGTCGAAAAACGTTCTTCGAAATAGAGCTGCTGCATTGCTTTGAGTCGATCTCTCTGAAAGCAGGAACATAGCCCTGTTTCTGTTCCCCACGTTCGTTTTTGCGATTTCCACTTTTGCGTTTTACGCGCTCACACTTCGGGggttttctcgcgttttctccccgtGTTCTTCCACCTCACGCACTTTTCCCATCGTCTCGATCGGCGTATATGCCGTTCAGAACGGACCTCTGAGACAAAATCGTTGGTAAGCTGTTTCTGCAGAGTACGTAGTAAAAGAGGGACTGTCTCACTCTCCATCGtgcgtgtctccgtttcgcctAATCCTCCTTCCTTTGCTCCTCGGACTCACTCtcgtcttccacttcttcctcctctctctctgcgttggTTCTGCCACCGTGAACTTTGTTCTGCCGAAACTGATTTGTATACATCTCGACAATCTGCGTCGATGTCGTCGCCTGTTCGGggttcttgtcttctctgacTCTCAAGAATCGCGGGAAGCGCAGACCAATACCCTGGAGAAAAGGTAGGAAGGGTGAGAAGGCACACCTCACTTGGAAAACAGCTCATCGAGTAAGCAGGCTCTCACTGCTCTCATGTACATGCTCACTAAAGCCACACTCAGTATTCTACGTACTTTCTGTCAACTCGACGCAACGCAGACGCGTACAGGACAGGTTACTACTTGGGTGTAGAGCAGTTCATTCTtgtgttcttcttccccgttatatatatatatgtatatatgggATACAAGTATCGGAGGGTACACATATGTTAGTAGGCAGCCGTGTCCTGATACACGTATACCTGCGTGTTtttatgtgtgtatgcacCGAGTGGAAACTACACTCGTAGAAGAACCGCAATCACTATCATCAGATCACATTCGAGAGAACCGAACGTTGGCGAtgaggcgggagaaaggcATTTTTGCTTCGTTTCCGATTTAGGGGATGAATGGAGGAAGGTGACGAAAGAGCTGCTGTTGCTCGACTCCATAATGCAGTGCCAAGTGAGGAAAAAGATTCAAAACTGCGTGCAAAGAAAGACACTCGACAGAAATGTGGTGGTCGAACGCCACGCACCTTATCAGGAGACTTTTCTCCGATTCCAGCTGTATGGACAGGGGAAATTGACAAGTCGGCTGCTCGGCACTCCCAAACCTGGCAGGCCTCAAACCACACATCTGCttcctgaaaaaaacaaagaacacAGTCAACTACCTTGTTATTGAACAAGATTCTGTTAGGAACTTGCCTATGCATATATTAGGTTTCAACGTCGTCCCTCATCAGCGACACTGAAGCCCTGACCGCGAAGCCCCTAAAAACATGCATGCTGCTCTTtctgcatatacacatacattacatattcatatatatatatatatatatatgtatatatataatgaGTCTGATGTCTTTACCATTTTCCACACAGATGTCTGCAAACTATTGGCGCAACGGAGTAAGGAAAGTACATCTTCTtcgaaacacacacacacagaacaGTCGTTGTTGCGGATTTGACGTATCACCGTCTTGCACATTCACCTGGCGACTTGCATGTGGACGCAGGAGAGTGCATTTCTACGGCTTTCAAATTGAAGATTTTTCACAGTTCTGGATCGCGGAGCCtttgtacagagacagaatCTACTCCTGACGATGTAGTGAGTGCAGTACGGTGTCTAGCTAGGCTCTTTATGTGTGGGTTGTCCGCTTCGCGCGGCGCAAATGGTGACTGATTTGCACCAGTGACGAAGGCGTTCTTACAAGCTTCGGAGACACATCGTAGTAAGGTTTTTTGTGTGAAATGATGCGGTCACTCAGAGCCTTGTGGTGCTGTTGAAGCGCCTCCTCGCTGAAACCCGTTGCTGCTTTGCAAACGGTCTGAAACGTTTCATCTGCGGGATTGTACACGGCGAGCAAGTAGGTGCCGAAAGTTCCACTTCGCTTCCCctgcgacgaagagacacatCGGACAGCAGACAGCACAGAGT
This genomic interval carries:
- a CDS encoding ubiquitin conjugating enzyme E2, putative (encoded by transcript TGME49_208570); amino-acid sequence: MSCSITRKTTGATDTMSARVAVASASPVAGGAVGRLMREYQAIQQDQIPYILVRPDDNDILTWHYVLHDLPDDTPYRGGLYHGKLVFPSSYPFAPPAIYMMTPSGRFAPNRRLCLSISDFHPETWNPSWRVETILTGLLSFMIDEDEPVAQGTVGCLTSERRRFALSSFLANKRDPVFRRLFPELLDESKFDPKTGYSLCGHTGVGGEATDSGLSPSPSTSAGSSPSPASPFASRSASIGNLTESVPAGEDARGLLVGRGPETVQTVTRGSVHLERTNCATPPAKELPLPSRCVGSARAGGDRDNGFFDASIHMLLSRVERNKRGNTDSVSHGVQFWRRNEDSAESYERGLLSDTNVNQNTALLQGAGRTKSSTFDNDLSDQRRQNLGGTKLMEVFRGHAASLAAATLWSARSLDAFGNGTGHPASVQRSGAVVSGTNTDLRDGQRTSFCLPELSSSGCNFSSAPFQRGARAVDRDTNGGLRDETSLTHADDSRQVTCNGLEKRPGSEGSREDGSSNSHGTYQDRNENTKYGDGFSVEDPGSEDALLGQGKRIFDVLGSKQEDKAMKLSVPTPNQVSSSDSNRAVSKDNENIRNSNEGDSKCGLWLLKLIRFLCWAEEEQRKGIQLCRYLSYLLQTREHESRRTVTSSFFSRGERLHCVAEGFSPSGGGRLGPRAEIQGQGKAGKLAMRPDGSRDELENEREDGTARKEQRGEILNGKQQTRVQSERQNIKGGKRDAEDADRNNTGIESRKRARLLGAAMSSGVDLEAVKENEE